A region of the Columba livia isolate bColLiv1 breed racing homer chromosome 23, bColLiv1.pat.W.v2, whole genome shotgun sequence genome:
TCCCACACTCATCCATTGCCAGGGAGTGGTCCCACTCTTTTTCatgtctcttctccttctcagGGAAACTACCAGTGCTGGGAGGAACCCCTATTTCCTTGAGTCCATGCTGTTTCTCAGTCCCACAGTTGGCAACCACATCTCAATTATCTTGTTTCCTCTCATAGGACACAAGACTGGTTCTGGGGACCTGTGCTCAGgcacccaccccagcactgcatGTGGTAGCTCAGCTGGAGGGTGCTGACTTTCCAGTTGGATCCCACGTGGGGGACTGCGgtgggtctgtggattccctgacagaggatatgggaacagagattggccttgaagatattaaggtgtacctatgagaaagaagggagttaaagagtaacattgatgatagtaaaattagccaatgatatGTTATTATTGCAACCtataaccaatagcaaaaaaacACATGAGCTAataaagactatataaaaaagtgtttgtggcaataaatggagactgctgtttgtacttAAGAACCTgatctatgtcgtttgtccatctcaactgTGACAAACCCCATGTAGTGAATTGGAGTCTGTTGCTCATGAAGCATCATCTCCTTCACCTGAGAAACACTAGGGCACTTGGTTGTTGTCCTACTGCTGTTCAAGGGTGTCCCACCTCTCCCAAGTGACATAGGACTGCTCTGCCAGCCCTATTGGAGCCTTTGCATGCCCTTATTTATCTCAGAGGGCTCTAGACAGCATTGACCAGGAGCTGATGGCAGCCCTCAGTGTCCTGCACTCCGCTGTGTCTCATGTCCCTTGTACATTTCAGGTCCTGCTTTTGGCTGCTCTCTAGGAGTTCAGAGGGCTTCAGTGCTCCACAGACacaattttcccccaaaagCAAAGAATGGCAAGCAGTGGTAGCTACCTGAAGACAGATCCAGGCCCAGGCTCTTTCTCCAGCCTCAGTGGCCTGTCCCAGGGATTTTCCCAAATGCCACTGAGAAAGAGAGCACAGCTGACAAGGGTGGGCATCAGCCTGTCCTTGGGCACTGGTGCCTGGGCCTAACTGCAGGACAAAGAGCCAAGTGCCCAACACTGGTGGGCACAGGAGAATTGCCCCCAGAAGCACCACTGCTTCCAGAAGGGAGGAGCAGACGTTCAGTCCAGACTCAATCTTTTCACTTGAAGAGCTCTGCACTTAGGTGAAATCAATCCCACACTGCTGATAAAGGTGTATCTGCCATGTTGATGCCTGCTTATAAAGTGGTGACATGGACTCCACTATCAGTATGCAGAAAGAGCTTTGAGAACATGATTCTTctgttctgaaatgaaaatcagaagggGAAAAGCAAATGCCCTTTGGAAGTGTTAATATCCTCCCAGTGAGTGTAAAGAGGGACTTGCTACCAGCCagcctcctgcagctctgcagtttgGGGACTTTGCCAATCACACTGAAGTGTTTCCATAATGAAGCAAAGTGGAACGATGGACTGTTGAAAATTTTAGATGTGGAAATGCCCTGACATATCTAGCATGAAACATAGtgatttgcatatttttaattaaaaaaaaatactgggtggagggaaggaaagggagtgTAAGTTTTGTTGACTGTCTCGTGCTAGGAATGACGGCTATAGGGAGAGATGCCAGTCATTGCCAAATTTTCTCTTGAACCAGAGCATGATTCTCTGGAAAATCCACAAGAATAGGGCCCAGATACATCCAGGAAATGTCACACTAAACAGAGAAATGACCATTTCCTGAAGAAGTGAGCCAACTGCTCATGCTTTTTAGGGGATTCACATGAATTCCTGACAAAATGAAGCACCCAACAAACTGGAATACAAACCTGTGGGAAGACCACTCCTCCAGTGCTGTATCAGAGAACTGTTTCTGGTTGGTGTTTGTGACCCTTTCTAAGTGCTGGTCTGAAGGGCACAGTAAGGCATTCTGGGTTTACCCAGGAGTGAACAGAGGGAGGTGGGAGCATTAGAACTGAGGCTCAGCCCAGCCTAAGGTGGCTGTGAGTGGGCAATTTGTGGCTTCTCACTGCCTGTGATGTCCAGGTGCACTTACACTTTTGGGAGAAACTTCTGCAGGGTAGAAGTCATGGGAGGTTGGGGATGAAACTGTTTGCTCCCACTGCAGCCTTTTGAAAAGCCACTTCACACTTCCTGGAAAGCCCACCCCAGAGCTTGCTTCACTTTGTTCCTGAGTGTGTAAATGAAGAAATTCAACAAAGAAGTTAAAACCGTGTAAAAGGTTATCACAAGTTTATTCAGACTCAGGGAGTTCTCTGCTGATGGTTTGACATACTGGAACTTGGTGGAATCATACCAAATCTTGATGACATTGAGAGGGACAGAGCAAGTGGAAAAGTCCTATTTCCAGCCATGGACTGACTGGACTTTCAGAATGGAAGAGATGATGTACATGTAGGAGATGAGAGTGACCACACAGGGGGTTACCACAACAACTACGGAGACAAGGAAGATCATTAGTTCCACATGTCATGTTCACTGGAGGAGAGGGCATGGCAGGTATCAATACTGCAGAGAAAATGATTGATGACATCTGGCCCACACAATGTCAACCTGGATGTCAGAAAGGCCAGCAGAGAGATGGCCAGAAAACCTTCCAGCCAGGAGCTGAGCACCAGCCCAGCAGAGAGGACACTGTTCATGAGGGAGCTGTATCTCAGAGGGTAGCATATGGCTATGAACTGATCATAAGCTATGACAGACAGGAGGAAACACTCAGTGGAGCCtagggggagaagaaagaacaactgGAGGATGCAAGCACTGAAGAAAATGGTCTGGCTAGTCCCCGGCATGACTCCTATGGCTTTGGGAACAGCACCTGTAGTGTATCAGATCTCCAGAAAGGAGAGATGACAGAGGAAGAAGTACATTGGGGTATGAAGGTTGCTGTTTTTCCACACGAGGGCTATGATGGATGCATTGCCTGTTACTGCCAGGGAGTACATCTGTGCAAATACCACTCAAGGGAGACCTAGAAATGCCAAATGCCTGGGAAGCCAAGAAGGATTAATTCTTCCACATTTGTCCTATTTACAGTGTGTCCCCAAGTGTTGAGGTTCATCTGTAAAGACAGGAAGGGTTCTGTGAGAATTTGCATACCTGTGCCGGTTGTTCAGATGTTGCTAGTAGTGAAACAAAGCCATCATCCCTGACAAAGTGGTTGGTGCAGAGCATGGGAAAACAGCATCTACCCTAAGTTAAATTATCAAGGAAATCATTTGCTGCAGAAATATGTTTGGACTATTAGATCTGACCCTGAAAGTCAGGCCTTCACCATCAAATGAACATAGAGGATTATTTATTGAATCAAGTGCAAGCATCTCCTTTAGAACATGGTGAATGCAATTGCTTCCATTGGATTAAAATCCCATTTAGCAAACTGTTGTTGGGAGGCTGAGGGTCTCCAGCTACATGAAAGGCTTTTACTGAGGAAGGGAATAACATACCTGCACTCTTCATGGCAGGAAATACTGAGTTGCAATCTCAGCAaatgacatggaggtgacagaGAACTGTCACATCATGGCACTGAAAGAGATTTTCTCACCTATTCAGTTGATCACAGGGGTTTTGAACTGAAATGGCACTCACACAGAGTAGCAGGCAAGCATGACAGTAATTACTGAAGGACTCGTGGTCTTGtatgtttgctttcttccaagTGTCAGCACAGACATACGAATCTCAGCACAGCTACTAGGGATAAGACTTTCTGTAAATTTGTCATCTCAGCATCAGGGGAAGGACTTCGGCTGATCAGGCTGAAAGATCTACAATGAAATACTATTAGTTCCTCAGTTTAGCCCCCTTCTTTGGGCAGAGAAAGACACTTGGGGAAAGAGACATGGTTCACCTTGCCAGATCATCATGGTTTAACCAGAGCTAGCAATATGACCATGATAGATGCTTGCTCACTGCCCCCTACTTCCACCCCAAACAGGGAAAAGaatggaaagggaagggagaaacttgtagATTGAGATAAactgtttaataaaataacaaaataacactaacatactactaataataagaatacaaatataaaatgaaaatagaatatAGAATAAAAGATACTCATTGTAATTCCTGACGAACTCCAGATAAATCAGTCGcaggaagcagcaccctggtcccgTACAGCCAAtcccagagagaagagaggaaaaggcagaaaggcccagagacCACTGCAAAATGCCAGGATggaaaaggccaaactaaaggAACTCCTGAATAGATCTCCATCAAAATGGAGCAGAACCAGAACAGGTCTCTGTCCTTGTCCATCCCGACTCTGTCCCAAGTCCTAGCTGgaagatcccaactctccttaaatatgaagcttGACtctaatggcatggaatattcttattgatcagtctggatgtcagtcaaggtctgccccatccatACCCCTCTCCCAGCTGCCTAATGCTTGAGACAGAGAAATCTCAAAGACCTTGGCATCCAGACAACAACAActgaaaacattaactctgtcctggggtgtcaCCTTCTTTTTCTCAAACTAAATCAAAACAATGACCATGCtggctgtgaaaaagaaaggtttctaactgcattgagaaaattaactcattttcagtcaaaccagcacaacattGCTAAAAGCCCACTAGAAGTGCCAGGTTGTCTCTGAGGAATAAGGCAAGCATCTATTAAGCACCTCAGATGAATAAGATGGAAATCATAGCTTGGGAAGAGATATCCATGCCTCAGTGGTTGAAGGCAAAATTCTTAGACTTGAATACCCACCAAGGTACCTCTGGTGAGAAGCCAGGTGAACCAAGGGGTTTTATCTATGCTCTCCCTGCAGACAAGGGAGAATTCTTGATCAGTTCTCTAGGGGAGAACAGATCTCATCCTCAGGCGGGTGTCTAAGACAGATGGAGCTGAAACATCATCTGAAGGatccctttctctcctttcttcctccttagGAGTTCATATACCAGAACTCTCCTGTGGCTAAAGAACAGAGAAATCCCCCTTTATGTGATTCCCTTTAAACATGCAAGACATTGGAGGTCCATGCTATGTGTCTTGGGCAAATTCATTCACCAACCCAGCCAATGCAAATTATCCAAATGACATCTCTTCACATGCCATCCTCCAGATAGTCCCCTTGGCTGAGGGAGAACATTGGAAAGAGGTTGATTTATCAGAGGAGCTCTGGATGCAGTGATGTCAGGAGAAGCGTGAACAACTCACACTTTGCTGACTCACTTCAAGCTGTACACAACTGCTTGACGTTGTTTCCTCTCCATCCACCCGGTAGGTATTGACAGCCTGTGCTCCTGATTTTATTtccccctcacaaccaccactGTACTCCCACAAAGGGGCACCTTGTGTGCACACAGAGTGGGCAAAGTCTCTGCAGTTTAGCTCCATACAGGGAGAGCATACATCAGAGTCACCAGCGTCATAAGCATTAGCATAAGAACATCCCCACACCCACCTCATTAACACACTGAAGCTCCAACTGGCCACATCGAGGAAGgaaggtttttgttttccctctgtaTGCCCCAGGGAGTTTGATCTCTGAGGCATCTCATGGGCTTGTGAGAGGTGCATAATGTTCTCTCTTCACACAGGCCAATTAAAGAACAGCAACACAATCCTCTGAAGTGCAGCCACTTGCTGACACACAGCTGATGTCTGAAATAGTCATGTCCCAAGAGACTGGTAATGTCAAGTAATTGATTCTGTTTATTAATATGATCTTGAAACCTTCAGGGTGGAATGTAACTGAAGGCAAATATGGACACATGAACACAGAGAGATTAAGGTAAGGGAGGGACCTGCCTCTTTTCCAAGCTTCTAACTGCAGTTAAGGTCAAAgtcttcagtctttcttggaGTGAAGATCTAAGTAAAGATCTAAGTGCAAAATCAGACAAGACACAAGTAGGGGCACATTGATC
Encoded here:
- the LOC106145821 gene encoding LOW QUALITY PROTEIN: olfactory receptor 6F1 (The sequence of the model RefSeq protein was modified relative to this genomic sequence to represent the inferred CDS: inserted 1 base in 1 codon; substituted 1 base at 1 genomic stop codon), with the protein product MVSEKFMDSAHDPWGTGSVNLCSQDMSCYDQCLPCQPCGPTPLANSCNEPCVRQCQDSRVVIEPPAVVVTLPGPILSSFPQNTVVGSSTSAAVGRILSCDGVPINSGCCDLSGISSRYFGRSTQGLVNSREKAFVWVNELKLGTLLSLAAPPLHSSTECFLLSVIAYDQFIAICYPLRYSSLMNSVLSAGLVLSSWLEGFLAISLLAFLTSRLTLCGPDVINHFLCSIDTCHALSSSEHXHVELMIFLVSVVVVVTPCVVTLISYMYIISSILKVQSVHGWKXDFSTCSVPLNVIKIWYDSTKFQYVKPSAENSLSLNKLVITFYTVLTSLLNFFIYTLRNKVKQALGWAFQEV